The Alteromonas mediterranea DE genome contains the following window.
AGTCCAAGCCATTTATCGCATTAAATTTGGTTGTTCTAATAGCACTTCTCCAATGCATTGCGCTGACAGCTCAGCTATTGTCTTATCAAGCTTCCATTCATCGAGCGCTAGACAAGGTAGAGCGCAGAATTAGTCTAGACAGTGCGTTTTTAGATGTAGGAAATAACACGTTAAATACGCCGGTTAATCAATTTGCAATCTTTCGCTATCTTGGCAGATTAAACGCTACACTCAAAGATGAAGGATACCCTGTCCTCGTAAGAGAGATACAAGGGGTGGTTACAACGAAAGAAGACTTTAGCCAGTATCCAAAACTTGTCACCACAAGCTTTAAAAACGCCGAGCAAGAAATCACGGTAGAAATGCGAGGCAAAAGCCTTTTAAGTGCACTATCGTTCAGTTGGGCTGCACTAGCATTATCAATGCTTCTTACCCCTTTCTTCGCGGTATCAAACCTAACTAAAAAGCGTCGCGCAATAGTAGAAGAGATAATTCCACCTACGCCTAAATTAGTCATCAACCTCAAAGAAAAGACAATTTCCAATGGTATCGATGACAAAGCCGTTACACTACAAAATAAACCGTTATGCTTTTACACCGCACTGGTTAAATATTGCATCGAGCACCCTGGCGAGCCGCTTCCCCCCCATAAAGACGTGCCAACTGAATTGCTCGCCTTAGCGAATAAAAGCTTCGGTCGACTGATAGAACTGGGCCATACCAAGCGTAAACGCCCAGATTTCAACGCGAACCTTGATAAAACGCTCAGTGAAGTACGCGCGGCGCTTGATGAGGTGTTCGTTGGCTATTCTGAAGAAAAAGAAACGTATTACCCACCTAGGGCACAGGGCGAAGGGTCGCGTTCGAAACAACACTCTTACGCGTTACCATCTATAAGAGAAGAGGATATTGAAATTATTGGAAATTAACTAAAAACTGACCACTTGGAGAACTTTTTGTTATTTTTTGCTAATTAAGTAAACAGCCTGCAATACCTTGAAAATACGATAAAGTTCTAGCAAAGACCGATCCAAAATCTGATAACTTGCGAATATGGCATTGATTCGCGAGGCCTAAACGCGTATCTTTGCACCAACAAAACCAGCTTTATAGTACTATGCAATCGCCACTTATTATTGCCATTTCTGGGGCTTCGGGCTCTGGGAAGTCTCTTTTTACAAAAAATTTGTTCAACGGCTTCAGTGCCCAAGGACGTCCCGTTCAAGTGCTGCGCGAAGATCACTACTATCGTGCGCAAGATCATCTTCCCATGGAGCAGCGTGAGAAGAACAATTATGATCACCCCAACGCCTTTGAACATGAGCTTTTAAAAGCGCACTTACAAGCATTGCGTGACGGTCAACCTATCGACTACCCACATTATTGCTATAAAACGCACACACGTTTACCTGAAACGGAGCGTTTAAACCCCGCACCGGTAATAATACTTGAAGGTATCATGTTGCTAGCCCGTACCGACTTACTACCCTTGTACGACGTTAAAATTTTCATCGATACCCCACTAGATATTTGTTTAATGCGCAGAATGATGCGTGACCTTAAAGAACGTGGTCGCAGTATTGAATCTGTGGCAAAACAGTACGAAGAGACTGTTAAGCCAATGTATCATCAATTTATCGAACCTAGCCGCTTCACTGCCGACGTAGTAGTGACGCAAGGTGGCAAAAACCAAATTGCATTAGATGTGATTAAATCACACATTCAGCAAGCGCTTCTTTAAGGGAACATTACTATGGTAAGTTTACTGGGCATAGCCGTCCTTCTGGGTATTGCTTTCGCGTTATCCTCCGCAAAACGCAGTATTAATCTGCGCACTGTAGGCGGCGCATTTGCTATTCAAGCATCGGTTGGCGCCTTTGTCCTGTACTCGGAACCTGGTAAAGAAGTCTTGTTAAGCGCGACAAAATTTGTCGCCAATATTATTGCCTACAGCCAAGAAGGGATTAATTTTCTATTTGGCCCTATTGGCGACAAATCGATAGCGTTTATTTTCGCCTTTAACGTGCTTCCTGTTATCGTGTTTTTCTCAGCCCTAATTGCGGTCTTATACCACCTTAAGGTAATGGGCATTGTTATTAAGGTGATTGGTGGCTTTCTACAAAAAGCGCTAGGCACAAGTCGTCCTGAGTCTATGTCGTCAGCGGCCAATATTTTTGTCGGCCAAACTGAGGCGCCGTTAGTCGTTCGCCCATTCATCCCACACATGACCCGTTCTGAGCTTTTCGCCATTATGGTGGGGGGCCTTGCTTCCATTGCAGGCTCTGTAATGGCAGGTTACGCCGGCATGGGTGTAGAGCTTAAATATTTACTTGCAGCCAGCTTTATGGCGGCACCGGGTGGCTTATTGATGGCAAAGATCATTTTGCCTGAAACAACCAAACCCAACGAAGATTTACATGACGTAGACGCGGAAGATACCGGCTACGCCAATGTATTTGATGCAGCCGCCAGCGGCGCCGCATCAGGCATGCAGCTTGCGTTAAACGTAGGTGCAATGCTACTTGCTTTTATAGCACTTATTGCCATGTTCAACGGTCTTATAGGCTGGACAGCAGGGTTATTTGGCTATGAAAACGTAACGTTTGAAGGGATCCTGGGTTATGTGCTTCAACCTCTTGCATGGGCAATCGGCGTTCCATGGGAAGAAGCGCAACTTGCAGGCAGCTTTATTGGACAGAAGATGGTGGTAAACGAGTTCGTTGCCTATCTCAACTTCTTAGAAAGCCAAGAACAGCTGTCTGAAGCATCTCAGGCCATTATCACCTTTGCACTTTGTGGTTTTGCAAACTTCTCTTCTATCGCCATTTTGATGGGTGGAATTGGTGCTATGGCACCAACACGCAGAAAAGAAATTGCGAGACTGGGGTTAAAAGCTGTTATTGCTGCAACGTTATCAAACTTAATGAGCGCCGCGCTAGCGGGCTTTTACCTCTCTCTTGGTTAAATTTCATTAAATTAGACCAGTTGGTCAAGAAAATACTAGACTAACTGGTCAGGTTTATGTACATTACGCGCAAATTCATCGCGGGGTTGATTTGTATCAATTTCTGCGACTTTTTTCTGTAGCCCGTCTACCTTTATAATGCCGCAGTCAATATATACGGGATAAAGTTATGCAATTAGTTGCTGTAGATTACCAAGCGGACAACGCTCAAGAAGAATTCGTGAAGTCACTTCGCGAAACCGGGTTCGGTGTTTTAAAAAACCACCCTATCCAGCAGTCATTGGTTCAAGGTATTTACGATAATTGGCAGGCCTTCTTCGACAGTGAACAGAAGAATGATTACCTGTACAACAAAGGTAAACAAGACGGATTTTTCCCT
Protein-coding sequences here:
- the udk gene encoding uridine kinase — protein: MQSPLIIAISGASGSGKSLFTKNLFNGFSAQGRPVQVLREDHYYRAQDHLPMEQREKNNYDHPNAFEHELLKAHLQALRDGQPIDYPHYCYKTHTRLPETERLNPAPVIILEGIMLLARTDLLPLYDVKIFIDTPLDICLMRRMMRDLKERGRSIESVAKQYEETVKPMYHQFIEPSRFTADVVVTQGGKNQIALDVIKSHIQQALL
- a CDS encoding NupC/NupG family nucleoside CNT transporter, giving the protein MVSLLGIAVLLGIAFALSSAKRSINLRTVGGAFAIQASVGAFVLYSEPGKEVLLSATKFVANIIAYSQEGINFLFGPIGDKSIAFIFAFNVLPVIVFFSALIAVLYHLKVMGIVIKVIGGFLQKALGTSRPESMSSAANIFVGQTEAPLVVRPFIPHMTRSELFAIMVGGLASIAGSVMAGYAGMGVELKYLLAASFMAAPGGLLMAKIILPETTKPNEDLHDVDAEDTGYANVFDAAASGAASGMQLALNVGAMLLAFIALIAMFNGLIGWTAGLFGYENVTFEGILGYVLQPLAWAIGVPWEEAQLAGSFIGQKMVVNEFVAYLNFLESQEQLSEASQAIITFALCGFANFSSIAILMGGIGAMAPTRRKEIARLGLKAVIAATLSNLMSAALAGFYLSLG